A window of Hymenobacter siberiensis genomic DNA:
CGGAGAAGGGGCCGGGGGGTGATGCCCCCGGGTAGGACGACGCGAGAACCTAACAGCTCCAGGGTTGCTAGGTGTGCCGAATTTCCTGCAGGCCAAACCGCCGCAGCTCGTTGCCAATGGCCACGGCCAGCCGGCCATCCTCTTCCACCCCGACAATCTGGCCGCTTACCGTTTGCCCGTCGATAATGAACGGATGAGTTTCCTGGTAGCGGTACAGCGCCTGCAGGTAGTCGCGCCGCAGGGTGCCCACCTGCCCGGCCCGCAGCTGCAGGTAGCGCCGCTCCAGGCACTCCAGCAGGCGGGCGGCCAGCGCCTCGCGCGGGTAGGCCCGGCCGGTAAGCAGGGAAAAGGAAGTAGCCGTGTGCAGCTCAAAAGCTTGCTGATTGATATTCAATCCAATACCAATGATGCTATATTGAATTTTTGAGCCGCTCAGGCTGTTCTCAATCAGAATGCCGCCCAGTTTTTGGCTGCCATAATACAGGTCGTTGGGCCACTTCAGCTTCAGTTTGGGGTCGGGGCCGAGCAGGGCCACGGCCCAGTCGTGCACGCCCAACGCCACGGCCTGGCTGAGGCGGAACTGCTCGGTGGCGGCCAGAAACGTGGGCTGCCATACCACCGAAAGCATTAGGTTTTCGGCGGGGGCGGCCACCCACTGGTTGCCGCGCTGGCCCCGGCCGGCGGTCTGAAAGTCCGTTATGACGGTACAGCCCTCACTGGCCCGATTTTGGACTATCAAAGTTTGAGCCTCCGAATTAGTCGAGGGGCAGGTCGGCAGCCAAACTAATTGCTGGCCCGTGAACAGGGTTTTTGGAGTGACAACCACGGCCTTCTTTCGCGTATCGTTAACTTCGTAGACTTTCGGCTGTAAAGCTCACACCTAATAAGACAATATGAAAAGCACGTTGGTCCGTCAGGATTCAGACACATTGGCAGATTTGGTCGTTCGCGGCATGCAGGATAAGAAGGCAGCCGACATCGTGGTGCTGAATTTGAAGGAATTAAAAAATGCCGTTGCCGATTATTTCATCATCTGCTCGGCAAACTCCGATACGCAGCTCGAAGCCGTGGCCCGCTCGGTGGAAGAAGAAGTCGAAAAAGTAACCGGCGAAAGCCCCTGGCAAACCGAAGGCCGCACCAATCGCGAGTGGGTGCTG
This region includes:
- a CDS encoding biotin--[acetyl-CoA-carboxylase] ligase → MVVTPKTLFTGQQLVWLPTCPSTNSEAQTLIVQNRASEGCTVITDFQTAGRGQRGNQWVAAPAENLMLSVVWQPTFLAATEQFRLSQAVALGVHDWAVALLGPDPKLKLKWPNDLYYGSQKLGGILIENSLSGSKIQYSIIGIGLNINQQAFELHTATSFSLLTGRAYPREALAARLLECLERRYLQLRAGQVGTLRRDYLQALYRYQETHPFIIDGQTVSGQIVGVEEDGRLAVAIGNELRRFGLQEIRHT
- the rsfS gene encoding ribosome silencing factor; protein product: MKSTLVRQDSDTLADLVVRGMQDKKAADIVVLNLKELKNAVADYFIICSANSDTQLEAVARSVEEEVEKVTGESPWQTEGRTNREWVLLDYVDVVVHVFLRDRRKFYALEELWGDANISYIESEPA